A genomic window from Flavobacterium phycosphaerae includes:
- a CDS encoding 3-oxoacyl-ACP synthase III family protein, with amino-acid sequence MYHSKISGLGFYVPDNVVTNDDLSKIMDTNDEWIQERTGIKERRHIIRGEDTTTSMGVKAAKIAIERSGVANEAIDFIVFATISPDYYFPGPGVSLQKELGLSTIGALDIRNQCSGFIYAISIADQYIKTGMYKNILVVASEVQSLGLDMTDRGRGVSVIFGDGAGAAMLSREEDVTKGILSTHLHSEGEHAKELAVLAPGMGGRWVTDILADNNPEDESYFPHMNGQFVFKNAVVRFSEVINEGLKANNLEVSDIDLLIPHQANLRISQFIQQKFKLTDDQVFNNIQKYGNTTAASIPIALTEAWEQEKIKDGDTLVLAAFGSGFTWGSAIIKW; translated from the coding sequence ATGTACCATTCAAAAATAAGCGGATTAGGATTTTATGTCCCTGATAATGTTGTAACCAATGATGATTTATCCAAAATAATGGATACTAATGACGAATGGATTCAAGAACGAACAGGTATCAAAGAAAGACGTCACATAATTAGAGGCGAAGATACCACAACGTCAATGGGAGTAAAGGCTGCCAAGATTGCCATTGAGCGTTCCGGCGTTGCCAATGAAGCGATTGATTTCATAGTTTTTGCCACCATTTCGCCCGATTATTATTTTCCTGGACCGGGAGTGTCATTACAAAAAGAACTGGGACTGTCAACAATTGGTGCTTTGGACATCAGAAATCAATGTTCAGGATTTATCTATGCTATATCCATTGCCGATCAATATATCAAAACCGGCATGTACAAAAATATTTTGGTGGTGGCTTCTGAAGTACAATCACTCGGGTTGGACATGACCGATAGAGGCCGAGGCGTTTCTGTTATTTTTGGTGATGGGGCAGGAGCAGCTATGCTAAGCAGAGAAGAAGATGTTACCAAAGGCATACTTTCAACACATTTACATTCCGAAGGGGAACACGCCAAAGAACTTGCGGTATTGGCTCCGGGCATGGGCGGAAGATGGGTGACCGATATTTTGGCTGATAATAATCCGGAAGATGAAAGTTATTTTCCTCATATGAACGGACAATTTGTGTTTAAAAATGCAGTCGTTCGGTTTAGCGAAGTCATTAACGAGGGATTGAAAGCGAACAATTTAGAAGTTTCCGATATTGATTTGCTGATTCCGCACCAAGCTAATTTGAGAATATCACAGTTTATTCAGCAAAAATTTAAACTGACCGATGACCAAGTTTTTAATAATATTCAAAAGTACGGCAATACCACGGCGGCTTCTATACCGATTGCCTTGACTGAAGCTTGGGAGCAAGAAAAAATTAAAGATGGTGACACGCTTGTCTTAGCGGCTTTTGGTAGCGGCTTTACTTGGGGCAGTGCTATTATAAAATGGTAA
- a CDS encoding TonB-dependent receptor domain-containing protein, whose protein sequence is MNTVLLEEEAVQLEGVEIVKEKSTYEQKIDRKVINVGKDLISSGATAGEIMNNIPSVSVDAQTNAISLRGNENVRVLVDGKPTNIDPSQLLKQIPSASIKQIELITNPSAKYNPEGMSGIINIVLHKNAGQGFNGSINNGVTFGKTPKVNSSFDMNYKVGKFNFYGNYGFNHGNQKNRGFVNSHQPNAEKTVDFNFQNKNTSHLYKIGVDYYINDFNTFSVYTTQNQFLSKGNSTTEVDYEDITLSDITQNNNSRSNNPSGTYNIDYKHKFKKEGENIELEYNFNRNKGTENSIFRTYTNNTTTTDPNDITNINNNTKINLDYTNPLPKDARLEVGLETRIENTNNTFNRNYAYNSDFKYERQIHSAYVTYGRQWTKWGFQVGTRFENYKADAKFNALSSSEEKFNDQINTFYPSGYVSYKLSENNSFNFNYSRRVDRPSIGQVNPIREWSTPTVSSVGNPYLKPQFTNSFELNYTRKTKIGSISTVVFYRKITQEITRLVEIDPNDPNRNILSYDNFKDNSSYGAEISGNLDFTKWWSANIGTDIYFKTIRGTVSSAFIEKDISIFNARINNTFKATKNLRFQLFGMYRGPEQGLQFLRKSMYKTDLGASYNILKGKGTISARASDIFNTMNFSFDGDLPYKQEGAFYWESQSIYLGFNYRFGGGKNAALQRKQRDKNETQGGGMM, encoded by the coding sequence ATGAATACCGTTTTGTTGGAGGAAGAAGCCGTTCAACTAGAAGGTGTTGAAATTGTAAAAGAGAAATCAACCTACGAACAAAAAATCGACAGAAAGGTGATTAATGTTGGAAAAGATTTGATTTCATCAGGAGCCACTGCCGGTGAAATCATGAACAATATTCCTTCGGTAAGTGTGGATGCGCAAACCAATGCCATCAGCTTAAGAGGAAACGAAAATGTTCGAGTTCTGGTAGATGGGAAACCAACCAACATCGACCCATCACAATTATTGAAACAAATTCCGTCAGCTTCAATCAAGCAAATCGAGTTAATTACGAATCCTTCGGCCAAATACAATCCGGAAGGAATGAGCGGTATCATCAATATTGTTTTACACAAAAATGCCGGTCAGGGCTTTAATGGCAGCATCAATAACGGCGTTACATTTGGAAAAACGCCTAAGGTAAATTCGTCATTTGACATGAATTATAAAGTGGGAAAATTTAATTTCTACGGCAATTACGGCTTCAATCACGGGAACCAAAAAAACCGTGGTTTTGTCAACAGCCATCAGCCTAATGCCGAGAAAACGGTTGATTTTAATTTTCAAAATAAAAACACTTCGCATTTGTACAAAATTGGCGTAGATTATTATATCAACGACTTTAATACTTTTTCGGTTTACACTACGCAGAATCAGTTTTTATCCAAAGGAAATAGCACAACTGAGGTAGATTATGAAGACATTACGCTTTCCGACATTACACAAAACAACAATAGCCGAAGCAACAATCCCTCAGGAACTTATAATATAGATTACAAGCACAAATTCAAAAAAGAAGGCGAAAATATTGAGTTAGAATACAACTTCAACCGTAATAAAGGAACTGAGAATTCAATCTTCAGAACCTATACTAATAACACCACCACTACCGATCCGAATGACATAACTAATATTAACAACAACACTAAAATCAATTTAGATTATACCAATCCGTTGCCAAAAGATGCGCGTTTGGAAGTCGGTTTGGAAACACGTATTGAAAACACCAACAATACTTTCAACCGAAATTATGCGTACAACTCCGATTTTAAATACGAAAGACAAATTCATTCCGCTTATGTGACCTACGGCCGACAATGGACAAAATGGGGCTTTCAAGTGGGTACGCGCTTTGAAAATTATAAAGCTGACGCTAAATTCAATGCTTTAAGTTCAAGTGAAGAAAAATTCAATGACCAAATAAATACTTTTTACCCGAGTGGTTATGTTTCGTATAAATTATCCGAAAACAACTCGTTTAACTTTAACTATTCCAGAAGAGTGGATCGTCCCAGCATAGGGCAGGTAAATCCTATCAGAGAGTGGAGTACCCCAACCGTATCATCAGTAGGTAACCCTTATTTGAAACCACAGTTTACCAACTCTTTTGAATTAAATTATACTCGAAAAACAAAAATAGGTTCGATATCCACCGTGGTATTTTACCGAAAAATTACGCAGGAAATCACCCGTTTGGTAGAAATTGACCCGAATGATCCTAACCGAAACATTTTGTCTTACGACAACTTTAAAGACAACAGTTCTTATGGTGCCGAAATTTCCGGAAACTTAGATTTTACCAAATGGTGGAGTGCCAATATCGGCACTGATATTTATTTTAAAACCATCAGAGGAACAGTTTCTTCGGCATTTATTGAAAAAGACATTTCGATTTTCAACGCCAGAATCAACAATACGTTCAAAGCTACTAAAAACCTGCGATTCCAGCTTTTCGGAATGTATCGTGGGCCAGAACAAGGTTTACAATTTTTAAGAAAAAGCATGTACAAGACTGATCTTGGTGCAAGCTACAATATCCTAAAAGGAAAAGGAACCATCAGTGCCAGAGCAAGTGACATTTTCAACACTATGAATTTTAGCTTCGACGGCGATTTACCGTACAAACAAGAAGGCGCCTTTTACTGGGAAAGTCAATCAATTTATTTAGGATTCAACTATCGTTTTGGTGGAGGTAAAAACGCTGCGCTTCAAAGAAAGCAACGTGATAAAAACGAAACCCAAGGCGGTGGAATGATGTAA
- a CDS encoding T9SS type B sorting domain-containing protein, which yields MKKILLLIILLFSILGFSQPISVSATSHTVPQLVNDVLINSPCVSATNITWSTGTNFGSSNGIGFFQNSNPNFPMNSGVILSTGNIMNAAGPNTSLLNDGAVAWPGDTSLEATLAAAGIPMVSKNATVLEFDFTPLSPNFSFDFVFASEEYGNFQCHYSDAFAFLLTNMNTGVTTNLAVVPSTTLPISVVTIRDFQYNSSCPSANAQYFGSFNGGSAAAGSATNFNGQTKVMTAASLLTPNVPYHIKLVIADRLDPQSDSAIFISSDSFNIGQDVLGQDLTVAQNTALCFGTSKTLTTGLSTADYNFVWKKDGDVLPSETGSSLVINQAGTYSVTYNNISNFCQPITDNITVDYYPEIITADPTTIYKCDSGAATYNYNLDINTPVVKAGLDASAIVTYHSSQADADNGVNPLPLVYNTASGATIYVRIKLPATGCAIVKSFQLMVSPGPIANKPADFVKCARSQYFNNAYFNLTQQNDAILNGQSAAVNIISYYTSQLDANTGANPIENVLNGLYSNTTIYVRVQNVSDPLCYSLTDFNLVITPAPIVDDLEDVVACYSYILPPLVNGNYFTAQNGNGIPLFAGNEIIETQTIYIFNQPDGPGTCGSNSSFKVKIIDPSTLSPSHVTRCGSYTLTNAPYGGYFTEPGGMGTPVAPGTVFTSSQVIHYYYMTEIEPFCVIDTDFNITIFPLVEVGERPDVFECTSYTLPALTVGDYYTGQSGTGTLLHAGDVITNSQTIYVYASTNASTTCSDEDSFEVIIGMVQPADVNQCNGFTLPALPIGNYFTGPMGTGTIIPAGTVINASTTVYIYAPTTSGLNNCTDNMHFTLSIAQPEVDVLSDVSVCETYTLPELVHGSYRTGIDGTGIILYPGNVILSTQTIYIFERLNATCFNQSSFTVTINPLPNIDSRSDIDICDQYILSALNVGNYYTGPGGTGTLLAPGTVITTSQKIYVYAVSNTTPPCTIENSFQINIFSTSSDTPADVTACDSYTLPALTVNNKYYTLSGGADGGGTEILPGTQITTTQTIYVFKESLIRTSFSCVNEHIFTVTINNTPVIPAVANITACNSYTLPALIVGDYYTGTNASGTLLHAGDAITSTQKIYVFAHTATSPDCTSETSFVATIYNVDDLPNTTICENYTLPVLTVGKYYTGTGGTGTMLAAGTVLSNSQTLYIYGTSPFTPGCSDESSFTVTIIDTPFANPTPIIMRTVCDEDGTNDGKTLFDLTTLSTTILGTQTGSEFTIAYYESLTDAANQTNAVTASANPLVYVRVSNTLATSCYDIKPIAIVVNKLPSPTPIDGIICIDSETGTLLNPYTMYSNLPASANTFVWTNESGQTVGTGTSYQAILPGVYTLVATNKVTGCSSEPVTVTVTPSEPAIVSYTVNEDFADSQSITVVAIGQGNNFEYQLDNEPFQDSPVFDHVFSGMHTITVRDKYGCGSTTVQALVVNYPKFFTPNGDGYNDTWNIRDLADQKTAMITIFDRYGKVLKYLRPNNSGWDGTYNGSLMPSDDYWFSVSYTNKDNEEKEFKAHFAMKR from the coding sequence ATGAAAAAGATACTACTATTAATCATTTTGTTATTTTCGATATTAGGTTTTTCGCAACCTATATCGGTAAGTGCAACCAGTCACACCGTACCTCAATTAGTTAACGATGTGCTTATCAATTCTCCGTGTGTATCGGCAACGAACATCACTTGGAGTACCGGAACTAATTTTGGTTCCTCTAACGGAATTGGTTTTTTCCAAAACTCCAATCCAAATTTCCCAATGAACAGCGGTGTTATATTGAGTACCGGTAACATTATGAATGCAGCGGGACCTAATACTTCCTTACTAAATGATGGTGCTGTTGCTTGGCCGGGTGATACCAGTTTAGAAGCTACTTTAGCTGCCGCCGGAATCCCAATGGTCTCCAAAAATGCGACGGTTTTAGAATTTGATTTTACACCACTTTCTCCTAACTTTAGTTTTGACTTCGTCTTTGCTTCTGAAGAATATGGAAATTTCCAATGTCATTATTCAGATGCCTTTGCTTTCTTATTGACCAATATGAATACCGGAGTTACTACCAATTTAGCCGTTGTACCCAGTACAACTTTACCGATTTCAGTAGTAACCATTAGAGATTTTCAATATAACTCTTCTTGCCCGTCGGCTAATGCCCAATATTTCGGTAGCTTTAACGGCGGATCAGCAGCGGCAGGCTCTGCAACCAACTTTAACGGTCAGACCAAAGTAATGACAGCTGCTTCTTTATTGACTCCAAATGTACCTTACCATATTAAACTAGTAATTGCCGACCGTTTAGATCCACAATCGGATTCAGCTATTTTCATTTCATCTGACAGTTTTAATATTGGACAGGATGTATTGGGCCAAGATTTAACGGTAGCGCAAAACACGGCGCTTTGTTTTGGTACATCTAAAACCTTAACTACTGGTTTAAGCACAGCGGATTATAATTTTGTTTGGAAAAAAGATGGTGACGTTTTACCTTCAGAAACAGGGTCAAGCTTAGTTATCAATCAGGCAGGAACTTACAGTGTAACCTATAATAACATCTCCAATTTTTGTCAACCTATTACTGACAACATCACGGTAGACTATTACCCAGAAATCATTACAGCAGACCCAACCACTATTTACAAATGTGATTCGGGGGCAGCTACTTATAATTATAATTTAGATATAAATACACCTGTGGTTAAAGCAGGATTAGATGCTTCTGCCATCGTAACCTACCATAGTTCACAAGCCGATGCTGATAATGGTGTAAACCCGCTACCCTTAGTATATAATACTGCCAGTGGAGCAACTATTTATGTTAGAATCAAATTACCTGCTACAGGTTGTGCTATTGTTAAATCGTTTCAACTAATGGTGTCTCCTGGGCCAATAGCTAATAAACCGGCTGATTTTGTAAAATGTGCTCGTTCACAATATTTTAACAATGCTTATTTTAATTTAACACAACAAAATGATGCCATATTGAACGGACAATCAGCTGCTGTAAATATCATTAGTTACTATACATCTCAATTAGATGCCAATACCGGAGCTAATCCGATTGAAAATGTTTTAAACGGATTGTATTCCAATACTACTATTTATGTTAGAGTTCAAAACGTAAGTGATCCATTATGTTACAGTCTTACTGATTTTAATTTAGTTATCACACCGGCTCCGATTGTAGATGATTTGGAAGATGTTGTGGCATGTTACAGCTACATCTTACCTCCTTTGGTAAACGGGAATTATTTTACCGCTCAAAACGGAAACGGAATTCCATTATTTGCCGGAAATGAGATTATAGAAACACAAACTATTTATATATTCAACCAACCTGATGGTCCGGGAACTTGTGGTTCTAATAGTTCATTTAAAGTTAAAATTATTGACCCTTCTACTTTAAGTCCTTCACACGTAACCCGATGTGGTAGTTATACCTTAACTAATGCGCCTTATGGTGGTTATTTTACAGAACCGGGCGGAATGGGAACACCGGTAGCTCCGGGGACTGTATTTACTTCTTCCCAAGTTATTCATTACTATTACATGACCGAAATTGAACCATTTTGTGTTATTGACACCGATTTTAATATTACCATCTTTCCCTTAGTTGAAGTAGGCGAAAGACCAGATGTTTTTGAATGTACTTCTTATACTTTACCGGCTTTAACTGTTGGCGATTATTACACAGGTCAAAGCGGAACCGGTACTTTATTACATGCCGGAGATGTCATTACAAACAGTCAAACTATTTATGTATATGCTTCGACCAATGCCAGTACTACTTGTAGTGATGAAGATAGTTTTGAGGTTATCATTGGTATGGTTCAGCCGGCTGATGTAAACCAATGTAACGGTTTTACACTTCCTGCCTTACCAATTGGAAATTATTTCACAGGGCCTATGGGAACCGGAACAATTATTCCGGCCGGAACAGTGATTAACGCAAGTACAACGGTGTATATTTATGCTCCTACAACCAGTGGGCTCAATAATTGTACCGATAATATGCACTTTACTTTAAGTATAGCGCAACCTGAAGTGGATGTGTTAAGTGATGTTTCTGTTTGTGAAACGTATACCCTTCCTGAATTAGTTCACGGAAGCTATCGCACCGGTATTGACGGGACAGGGATAATTTTATATCCGGGTAACGTAATTTTATCTACACAAACCATTTACATTTTTGAAAGACTAAACGCTACCTGTTTTAATCAATCAAGTTTTACGGTAACTATTAATCCTTTACCTAATATTGATTCCCGTTCGGATATTGATATTTGTGATCAATATATCTTATCTGCTTTAAATGTGGGTAACTATTACACAGGTCCGGGAGGAACAGGAACCTTGTTGGCTCCGGGAACAGTAATTACTACTTCTCAAAAAATTTATGTGTATGCCGTTTCAAATACTACACCACCGTGTACGATAGAAAACAGCTTCCAAATCAACATATTCTCAACTTCATCGGATACTCCGGCTGACGTTACTGCTTGTGACAGTTATACTTTACCGGCTTTGACTGTAAACAATAAATATTACACGTTATCAGGTGGAGCTGACGGTGGCGGAACCGAAATATTACCGGGTACTCAAATCACAACTACGCAAACGATTTATGTTTTCAAAGAATCTTTGATCAGAACATCATTCTCTTGTGTTAATGAACATATCTTTACAGTAACCATCAACAACACGCCTGTAATTCCGGCTGTTGCTAATATTACGGCTTGTAATTCTTATACTTTACCGGCTTTAATCGTTGGCGATTATTACACCGGAACTAATGCTTCTGGCACTTTATTGCATGCCGGTGATGCCATTACCAGTACGCAAAAAATTTATGTCTTTGCTCACACAGCCACCTCGCCGGATTGTACCAGCGAAACCAGTTTTGTGGCCACTATATACAATGTTGACGATTTGCCGAATACAACCATTTGTGAAAATTATACGCTGCCAGTCTTAACTGTTGGTAAATATTACACCGGAACCGGTGGAACCGGAACGATGCTGGCTGCCGGAACTGTACTTTCAAATTCACAAACCCTTTACATTTACGGAACATCTCCTTTCACACCGGGGTGCTCAGATGAAAGTTCATTTACAGTTACTATAATTGATACCCCTTTTGCCAATCCGACACCTATAATAATGAGAACGGTGTGTGATGAAGACGGAACCAATGATGGTAAAACCTTATTTGACTTGACTACTTTATCTACAACCATTCTTGGTACTCAAACAGGAAGTGAATTTACAATAGCTTATTATGAAAGTCTTACCGATGCAGCCAATCAGACCAATGCTGTTACGGCTTCTGCAAATCCGCTGGTATATGTAAGAGTTAGCAATACTTTAGCGACTAGCTGTTATGATATAAAACCAATAGCTATTGTGGTAAATAAATTACCTTCGCCTACTCCGATTGACGGAATTATATGTATCGATAGTGAAACAGGAACTCTTCTGAATCCTTATACTATGTATAGCAACTTGCCTGCGAGCGCCAACACTTTTGTTTGGACAAATGAAAGCGGTCAAACTGTAGGCACCGGAACTTCTTACCAAGCTATTTTACCGGGAGTCTACACCTTAGTAGCTACGAACAAAGTAACAGGGTGTTCTTCTGAACCGGTTACGGTTACGGTTACTCCATCAGAGCCTGCTATTGTATCTTACACGGTTAATGAAGATTTTGCCGATTCACAAAGTATCACAGTGGTGGCTATCGGACAAGGAAATAATTTTGAATATCAGTTAGACAACGAACCTTTTCAGGACAGTCCGGTATTTGACCATGTCTTTTCGGGCATGCATACTATCACGGTAAGAGATAAATACGGTTGCGGAAGCACAACTGTTCAGGCATTAGTGGTTAATTATCCTAAATTCTTTACGCCAAATGGTGACGGGTATAACGACACATGGAATATCAGAGATTTAGCAGACCAAAAAACCGCCATGATTACCATTTTTGACCGCTATGGAAAAGTATTAAAATATTTAAGACCAAACAACAGCGGTTGGGACGGAACCTATAACGGAAGCCTAATGCCATCTGATGATTATTGGTTTAGTGTTAGCTACACAAATAAAGACAACGAAGAAAAAGAATTCAAAGCCCATTTCGCAATGAAGCGATAA
- the argS gene encoding arginine--tRNA ligase yields MKLSQLLTQHIQIAIQTLFDVSTDKVEFQMTRKDFEGDITMVIFPLLKIIKGNPIEIGTKIGDYLVANVNEVTRFNVVSGFLNIVVSDAYYLNFFTEIKSNDRFGFGTISPTDKAVMVEYSSPNTNKPLHLGHVRNNLLGYSVAEIIKASGKKVYKTQIINDRGIHICKSMLAWQKFGNGQTPESTGLKGDKLVGNFYVEFDKKHKAEISELMAKGNTEEEAKKQAPIIIEAQQMLLDWEAGKPEVLSLWKTMNQWVYDGFAQTYKNLGVDFDSYYYESNTYLLGKDVVQFGLEKGIFEKDPDGSVWIDLTAEGLDRKIVLRSDGTAVYMTQDIGTAIQRVKDFPDVGGMVYTVGNEQDYHFKVLFLILKKLGFDWAESLFHLSYGMVELPSGKMKSREGTVVDADDLMEEMTTTAGNIATELGKLDGYSEDEKAQLFKTIGLGALKYYILKVDPKKQILFNPEESVDFAGNTGPFIQYTYARIQSILRKANFDLNVAVTDIELHEKEKELLKQIELFPEVIQNAANHHSPALIANYTYDLVKEYNSFYQAVSILGEENLTKKTFRVQLSKKVGETIKAAFKLLGIEVPERM; encoded by the coding sequence ATGAAGCTTTCACAATTGCTCACGCAACACATTCAAATCGCTATTCAAACATTATTTGATGTTTCAACCGATAAAGTTGAATTTCAAATGACACGCAAAGATTTTGAAGGCGATATTACTATGGTTATTTTCCCGTTATTGAAAATCATCAAAGGCAATCCTATTGAAATCGGAACCAAAATTGGAGATTATTTAGTCGCCAATGTGAACGAAGTAACTCGTTTCAATGTGGTTTCGGGCTTTTTGAATATAGTGGTTTCCGATGCGTATTATCTTAATTTTTTCACTGAAATTAAAAGCAATGACCGCTTTGGATTTGGTACAATTTCACCAACGGATAAAGCGGTAATGGTAGAATATTCTTCGCCAAATACCAACAAACCTTTACACCTTGGTCACGTTCGTAACAATTTATTAGGCTATTCAGTGGCCGAAATCATAAAGGCTTCGGGTAAAAAAGTATACAAAACGCAAATCATCAACGACCGAGGCATTCATATTTGTAAATCAATGCTAGCCTGGCAAAAATTCGGTAACGGTCAAACACCGGAATCAACAGGATTGAAAGGCGATAAGTTGGTTGGGAATTTTTATGTCGAATTTGATAAAAAACACAAAGCCGAAATCAGCGAGCTAATGGCTAAAGGCAATACTGAAGAGGAAGCCAAAAAACAAGCGCCCATCATAATAGAAGCCCAACAAATGCTCTTGGATTGGGAAGCCGGAAAGCCGGAAGTTTTATCACTTTGGAAAACCATGAACCAATGGGTTTACGACGGTTTTGCTCAAACGTATAAAAATCTTGGCGTTGATTTCGATAGCTATTATTACGAAAGTAATACGTACTTGTTAGGAAAAGATGTAGTCCAATTTGGTTTAGAAAAAGGCATCTTCGAAAAAGATCCTGACGGTTCCGTTTGGATTGACTTGACAGCAGAAGGCTTAGACCGAAAAATTGTACTGCGCTCTGATGGAACGGCCGTTTATATGACACAAGATATCGGAACGGCTATCCAACGCGTAAAAGATTTTCCTGATGTGGGCGGAATGGTTTACACCGTGGGGAACGAACAGGATTACCATTTTAAAGTGTTGTTTCTGATTCTGAAAAAACTAGGATTTGATTGGGCGGAAAGTTTGTTCCATTTGTCTTATGGTATGGTGGAATTGCCGTCCGGAAAAATGAAATCCCGCGAAGGAACGGTTGTAGATGCTGACGATTTAATGGAAGAAATGACTACCACTGCAGGTAACATTGCTACTGAACTAGGAAAATTAGACGGCTATTCTGAAGACGAAAAAGCCCAACTATTTAAAACGATTGGTCTTGGTGCACTGAAATATTACATCTTAAAAGTTGATCCGAAGAAACAAATTTTGTTCAATCCGGAAGAATCGGTTGATTTTGCCGGAAACACCGGGCCTTTCATTCAGTATACTTATGCTCGTATTCAATCGATTTTACGAAAAGCCAATTTCGACCTAAACGTTGCAGTGACTGATATTGAACTTCACGAAAAAGAAAAAGAGCTGTTAAAACAAATCGAGCTTTTCCCGGAAGTAATTCAAAATGCGGCAAACCACCACAGTCCGGCACTGATTGCTAATTATACTTATGATTTAGTAAAAGAATACAATTCGTTCTACCAAGCAGTGTCTATTTTGGGTGAAGAAAATTTAACTAAGAAAACATTCCGAGTGCAGCTTTCTAAAAAAGTGGGCGAAACAATAAAAGCAGCGTTCAAGTTACTGGGGATCGAAGTTCCGGAAAGGATGTAA